Proteins found in one Panthera tigris isolate Pti1 chromosome B3, P.tigris_Pti1_mat1.1, whole genome shotgun sequence genomic segment:
- the LOC102961414 gene encoding olfactory receptor 4F3/4F16/4F29 translates to MDGGNHSVVSEFVFLGLTHSWEIQLLLLVFSSVLYVASMTGNILIVFSVTVDPHLHSPMYFLLANLSFIDLGACSATSPKMIYDLFRKHKVISFGGCIAQIFFIHVIGGVEMVLLIAMAFDRYVAICKPLHYLTIMSPRMCILFLAAAWALGVSHSLFQLAFIVNLPFCGPNVLDSFYCDLPRLLRLACTDTYRLQFMVTVNSGFICVGSFFILLISYIIILFSVWKHSSGGSSKAVSTLSAHITVVLLFFGPTMFVYTWPHPNSQMDKFLAIFDAVITPFLNPVIYTFRNKEMKAAIKRVCRQLVIYRKIS, encoded by the coding sequence ATGGATGGAGGGAATCATTCGGTTGTGTCTGAGTTTGTGTTTCTGGGACTCACTCATTCATGGGAGATCCAGCTTCTCCTCCTGGTGTTCTCCTCTGTGCTCTATGTGGCAAGCATGACCGGGAACATCCTCATTGTGTTCTCTGTGACCGTTGATCCTCACTTGCATTCCCCCATGTACTTCCTACTGGCCAATCTCTCTTTCATTGACTTGGGAGCCTGCTCTGCCACCTCACCCAAGATGATTTATGACCTTTTCAGAAAGCACAAAGTCATCTCCTTTGGAGGCTGCATCGCCCAGATCTTCTTCATCCACGTCATTGGTGGTGTGGAGATGGTGCTGCTCATCGCCATGGCCTTTGACAGATATGTTGCCATCTGCAAGCCTCTCCACTACTTGACCATCATGAGCCCACGAATGTGCATTTTGTTTCTGGCTGCTGCCTGGGCGCTTGGTGTCAGTCACTCACTGTTTCAACTAGCATTCATTGTTAATTTACCCTTCTGCGGTCCTAATGTATTGGATAGCTTTTACTGTGACCTTCCTCGGCTCCTCAGACTGGCCTGTACAGATACGTACAGATTGCAGTTCATGGTCACTGTTAACAGTGGGTTTATCTGTGTGGGTTCCTTCTTCATACTCCTCATCTCCTACATCATCATCCTGTTTTCTGTTTGGAAACATTCCTCAGGTGGTTCATCCAAGGCCGTTTCCACCCTGTCAGCTCACATCACTGTGGTCCTTTTGTTTTTCGGTCCAACCATGTTTGTCTATACATGGCCACATCCCAATTCCCAGATGGACAAATTTCTTGCCATTTTTGATGCAGTCATCACTCCTTTTCTGAATCCAGTCATCTACACGTTCAGGAATAAGGAGATGAAAGCAGCAATCAAAAGAGTATGCAGACAGCTAGTGATTTACAGGAAGATCTCATAA